In Lycium ferocissimum isolate CSIRO_LF1 chromosome 7, AGI_CSIRO_Lferr_CH_V1, whole genome shotgun sequence, the sequence ATTTCCTAAAGTATTCTTCAAATAAGAGAGTTGTTTTGAGCAATTACTTCTAAAATTAGACTATTATATTAATCTAGGtcttttatcaaacacttagaaTGCAcaatattttgtttgttttcaaatattgaGAAGGACCGGGGTTGTGACCTCAATATGACATAGTTAGTTCATACACATTAGTATCTTGCTTAACTTCTTTAAATTAGCGATTATGATCCAATTTAATTACTACCCATTAGAATTTTCCAACTTTAGCAAGTTTTTTTCCAAACCCAAAGGACTATATTAAAATCCAATTGCATATGACCCAAGTAGAAATCTCCCTATTCCTAGTTTGATTTCATTAATCAAACTTCATTAATTCCTTAATAAGCTCAATTTCTTGCTACTTGTTCAACACCCAAATCAATTTCTACCTTTCCAAGTAAGAAATAGACATACAAGGGCTAATTTAGTGTTTGCAAACACCAAATTAACAAAAAGCTTAAAGACAAGTAGATAATCACAATTCAAGTGCTAATAAGCAAGATAATTAACTATCCATTCACATTAATGTCATAAGAGTCACAACCCCAGCTATggagtttagctactcataataGAAATAGACAATATACAAGATAGAAacaaaataaagacataattaaAGAGTAATTAAGTAAGAAAAAGCAAACTCTATGTTGAAATCCTTCAAAAACCTTCCAAAAGTAGCTATGGAAGCTTTACTAAGTTCAAAGGTGTAAAGATGATATAAGAAAATGccctaaaaatatatttaaagtCATCCACAATTGTGGCAAAAATGCCTTCTCGCCCAACTACGTGGGTGGCTGCGTGGGTATGTAATTCATGTAGGCAAATCCagaacttcatttttcttctccTCAGCTGCGTGGGTGGCCACGTGGGCGAGGCCAGCTACGTGGGTGAGCCATGTGGTCCACACAGATTTTCCCTTTCGCTTCTTTAGccatttttccttcaaattttggTCTTCCTATCCAATTTTCTCAAGCATTTGAAGCTATTCCAATCCTTATGCTTCTCCAAGGCTCTCAAAAACTAAAAATGCATCGTTCAAACCATTATTAGTCCATTAATCACACAAATGGGGCATGAATTTAGCATTAAAAAGTAGCATAAGTTAGGCAAAAATGCCAACTTATCACTCATCAATCAAAACTCAGGTCTTGATTCTCACAgaaatattattctttttttttttttttgaaaaaataaaaagtttttgATTCATAGACCATACAGGTTACCATTTTCAtgtaattacttttttttttattatgtactccctttgtcccaatttatgtggtaggatttcaagagtcaaactttttaattttgaccGTGCATTCAGAGCTGgaatcattaatttttttgaaataaaatttacatattttgataCTGTGTAAAAAGTACTACAAAAAAATTAAGTCACAATAgttgacaattaaaaatatgtataaggCATATGAAAAAAGCGGTCAAAGAAAAATTGTTTGACTCTAGAAATATgaaaggtgccacataaattgtgaCGAAGAGAATAGTAAACTACTCTAAACGTTCCCATAATACAAGAATAATTTAAAACTTGCATCATCTTAGGGAGTTAATgtgtttggttttgatttttgaGATTAAAAAGGGTCTGTAAATAAGTAAACTAAAATTAAGGAAAAGGGATAATAACATTTTTAGTTCCTCAATTATTAATAAATTCATTTTGATCCTTATAACATTtgattaaatatatttaatctTAATCTATTCAGATGTGTTTTAGTCCTTGATGTTGGACTAGTCAATCAGGATCCGGCTCCCCTCTGGTAGGGGATCCCTCCAGTTGGTCCATTACCCCCTTAAAATAATGACATGCGTCCTTTTTATAATCTAATGGTTCAGATTTGTTTGGTTAATTGAAAGAATTTAACCATGGTAAACATTTCACATTTCACatttcacatttcacaatttaaGTACTCCTACTACAAGCGTATAACATGTGATCAACAATCCCACAAGTAATCGACAAAAGTCTCACTTCATGCACTGTTACTTGCATGAAATTGATGGACTGAAGGGAAAAACACTCCTAgttttcttttcattcctttctGTCGTATTTTTTCTTGTCAACTAACTGTAGTAATAGGGGTGAAGACTGAATGTGATTGTGATTGAAATGActagagaaaaattgaggtgTTGGGCCGAAGGATTGAGTAAGAGACAATTGGATGGGATGTCTGTACTCTGCGAGTTGATTGAATAAgatttttgtgaatatttttttcttaatttgtgtTCAATATAATGATATAGTATACATAATGGTACTACCAAAAGTCGTGATGAGGTGACACCGGGCACGTACCTCTCTATCATCAATCAAAGATCTTGAGTTTGAGttctataaataaaattatttttgacaaaaagcttatattttgtttttcaaaatgaGATTTCAAGCGCGAGTCCGAATTAATGGGGTCTCAAAGCAGGTATCAGACACGTATCTCTCTATCATCAACCAAAGGTCTTGAGTTTGAGTCCTATATAGAAATAAAATCTTCTTTGCTAGAAAgtacattttatttttcaaaatgaaaTTTCAAGCGCAAATCCAAATTAATGGGGTCTCAAAGTAGATAACGGACACCAGATGAGAAACAAACAATTAAAAGAGCTagtctttaaaaaaattgaaaggaaACAATCTTTTTTAGATGGAAATAGTGTCAAAAAACCGGGACAGAAATAATACTAGCAAACTACCGGAAAGAGGAAAATTTCATTAAACCACAAGAATGACCATAACTATTGGAATTCAAACTAACATATGTACTACTGTCTGATTTGTGATTTAATTATCCTACTTAgaacatttaaaaaaagaaaaacatatgtACTACTGTCTGATTTGTGATTTAATTATCCTACTTAgaacatttaaaaaaagaactttTCCTCTCATGTATCCACTCAAACACATACTATATGTTTGCTTCACGCAAGCTGCAGCTTCTCTCCTCTTAGTTTATGCTTCTCTCTTTTGCCTTGACTTAAAAGTTTACACAAATATGCATTCCACCACCCAAAAGGCGCCCTTACCCTCTATTCAGAACCTTCTGTCTCTTTAAATGCATAAAATATACTCCCACAAGGGTTAAGTTGCTAACGTCATCTTGTCAATACACAAGATTTTTTATCATACTTGTATGTTGTATCTAATTAATGTATCCGCCAACTTCGAGTGTACTTTAAATTAAAGTAGTCTAATGCTCATAGAACACCTTGTTAATAGTACAATTTAACCTTTATGCATTTTCAGTATAAGTAATACATTCTATATCAATTGTCAATATAAGTAATATTTACATCATCAGATCACCTTTACCTGCAGTAACAggttacttgtcttattttctaGATGACAAAACACTTATTTTACGAAATCTTACTTGTAGACATTTTTTGGTGATCTGAAAATGTACAAAAATTCTTGTACCAACGATGAGATAACTTATACTCTTTTGAAAAATCATATGGTTGGAAGTAAGATAGCTGTCTATCAAGTGACCCACCACCAAAAGCTTCAACATTTTCTCATCTAAAAAACTAATTAAAGCTGAACTGAACTACTTGTAGTAACAAACAGCAACAAGCAGTATTCCTACCTACCTACcttgtataattaaataaatacctCTATCTCTCTTTCCAAATCTTTAACTCTCCTTCTCCCTGTTCCTCTTCATCATTCCCCATACCCCACAAAATTAGAACACTCTTCTGCAGAAACTGAAGAACACAATTACTTCATATACTTTAAAGAGAAATAATTATGAGCAGTGGTGGTGGGCCTTGTGGTGCATGCAAGTTTCTTAGAAGGAAGTGTGTGAGGGATTGCATTTTTGCACCTTATTTTGACTCAGAACAAGGCATGTCTCACTTTGCTGCTGTGCATAAGGTGTTTGGAGCTAGCAATGCCTCCAAACTATTGCTCACAATTCCACCAAACAAGCGCCTTGAAACTGTTATTACTCTCTGTTATGAGGCTCTTGCTAGAGTTAGAGACCCTGTCTATGGCTGTGTTGGCCACATCTTTTCCCTTCAGCAacaggtaatttttttttttctggattaagttatatacacacATTGATCAGTGTAGTTTAATTTATTACTAGCAGTTGCGTTAGTTTTCGTTTTTATCAGGTTAGTACTAATTACTACATATcatatattttgttaaaaacTCGAGACATTTGAAATGCTCATGATGATGTGTGTTGCATGCGGACTTCAAAATTTAAGAAGCATGAAAGTGAATATAGAGTGTTCCCTGTAGTAAAGTTTGTTAGGATTTTTTCGAGAAGATGCACTCAGAAGATTGAAAATATGTTCCGTAACTTTTATTAATCATAGGACTTTAAATAGCTGCGTCAACAAAGTAGTAGACTTTTTCTATAACTAAATTGTTAAGACTCTTACTATAACTAAAAAGTGAATAATCTAGTAAATCAAATGTTAAACGTCTCTTACAACCAAGTTAGTAATTAttccagaaaaaaaaagtaacagtTACAAATGCAACTTCCAAGAAATTTTCCATTTGAATAGACCTGTTTTTCATTAAACTCAAAAGTCTTTTCCTTTGGTCGTCAAAAGATGGTCTTTGACAAGAAACTCATTGATTGTTCAAATATAAAGTTAAGTTTCCAGATCAAATATGGTACTAATACTAGTTAATGTTTGTTGGCTCTGTTTGTATGAGCTGATTATGATTAGTACGAAGACCTGCTCTTTAATTTGACGCTAACATTTTCTGAAATGATACCAAAATATAGCAGCAGATTGAGGGGTTCGCTGAACTTAATATTTCCAATGTATAGTAGTTTTCCCTCAAATTCAACTATATATGTAACAGTCACTGACTCAAAAAttgatgcaaaactaaagaaacaattttttgtgaaaattggaCTAATGTAATAGTTGATTGATGTGCATTTTTATAGTGTTTTCTTGCTTGCCGGGACTAGCAAGTAACCTTAATCAACTTTAGCAGCTCGAGCAATATACAATAAACCAATAATTTGACTTAGCTTGTTTCTTATTGACTTCTTGTCTTTCATGGAAGTCTACAAAATattgttaaaagtattgagcgcaataaaaaaagaatttttccttattcaatCGGATTAAAAAGAAACTCTGGGATTACTGAATCAGAGACAAGTCTTAATTTGGCATATTTCAATTCAGATGCTAataggtatatatatgttattaaccaaaaaaaaaaaaaggtatataCATCTTTGTCTTATTATAGTATTACACTAAGATGAAATAATGAAAAGACAActaattttaaccaaaaaaaaaaaaagacaactaGTTATGTTAGGTATAGCTCAGGATTTTTCTTTGAAGATTACAGTGTCCTTTATGTCGAATAAAATAGTACACTGTTTGGAGTGTCCTATAAACGAGAAGGCAAGTAGGATAGCAATATACTACTTGCAACTTGCAAGTGATTCTATCCAGCTTGGGAATATAAAAGAATGTTGACTTCCTAAGAACGAAATTAGACTTTTCTGACAGATAGCTTCTATGCAATTCCACGAAGTGTCTTCATCTTATCATTTAGCACATGATTGAGTCTTTAATATATGGAATATACCCATACTTTACATTGAACTAATTAATCATGTCACCATACTTTAcattggatggttgtttcccgtggttcattgatgtacagtatggtatggTACAATATGATatagtatggtgttgtattgtattatactgtattaatgaacacaatatTTGATAAGTTGTATcatttgttgtggtttaataacatttgtattgtttggtttatTTTGGATGATcttgtataataacttgtaagtttactaaaatacccttaactcttaattagaaattagtttatatatattaataaaactcaggtaaagaataaaataggaactttaaaaaataagtaggtagtgagtgggggtggtggaggggtgggtggtgtgaggtgggtggttgtgggatgagggtggggtagtgggtggtagggtggggtgaGTGGTTGTGGGGGTGGTGGTGAGGAGTAGTGGGTGGTGAAGGGGTGGGCGGTGTGaagtgggtggttgtgggatgaggaTGGGGctagtgggtggtagggtgggggtgagtggttgtgGGGTTGAGTGGTGGTGAAGGGTggtgggtggtgtgaggtgagatgagggtggggtgggggtgagtggcgTGGGTAAGGTGGGGGTGAGTGGCGTGGGTAGGGTggggtgagtggtagggtgggggtggggtggatggtggggggtggg encodes:
- the LOC132062629 gene encoding LOB domain-containing protein 31-like encodes the protein MSSGGGPCGACKFLRRKCVRDCIFAPYFDSEQGMSHFAAVHKVFGASNASKLLLTIPPNKRLETVITLCYEALARVRDPVYGCVGHIFSLQQQAVTLQAELAYVQARISTLQHSLPMPPTPSLAEVGACCSNISSSVCTMDPLIDVTGLCDVLDQQLDNCDLHTVAVDFVSRH